Within the Staphylococcus warneri genome, the region GCTCACGCATATGGAGGGCCTATTGCTGCTATGGATTCAGTAGAAGCAACAATGAATGTACCCGTTGATTATTATGCACGTGTTAATATGAAGGCATTCGTTCAAGCTGTTGATGAACTCGGTGGTATATATTATGACGTACCCTATAATTTAAATGAACCAAATAGTGATGATACTGGAAGAATTAAAATTAAGAAAGGCTACCAAAAGTTAAATGGTGATGAAGCTTTAGCTGTTGCTAGAACACGCCACCATGATTCTGATTTAAAACGTGGTCAACGTCAAATGGACTTAATTAAAATCTTATTCCAAAAAGCACAGACACTAGATTCATTTGATAAGTTAGACGAAGTCATTAGTATTGTAGGAAAAAATGCAAAACATAACTTAACTAAATCTGAAATTAAATCATTAGCTAAAATGTATTTATCTGATAGTGTAGAGATGAAAAAATCACAACTAGAAGGTAAAGACGATATGTTAGATAATATTTATTATTACAATCCGAGCATTAAGAGCATTCAAAAATATTCAAATATCTTGCGCTCTGATTTAGGGTTATCTAAAATTACAGATAAAGATGACTTCTTAAATCAAAGAGTCATTGACCATTATGGTT harbors:
- a CDS encoding LCP family protein, translated to MNKFFKFFLILLTFALIAIPVVFANNLFKSSEKAFESSQDKSNADRQSNLRSSKIDPEKDPISILFLGIDDNEGREKNGQSLEHSRSDAMILSTFNQEKHQIRMLSIPRDTISYIPKVGYYDKITHAHAYGGPIAAMDSVEATMNVPVDYYARVNMKAFVQAVDELGGIYYDVPYNLNEPNSDDTGRIKIKKGYQKLNGDEALAVARTRHHDSDLKRGQRQMDLIKILFQKAQTLDSFDKLDEVISIVGKNAKHNLTKSEIKSLAKMYLSDSVEMKKSQLEGKDDMLDNIYYYNPSIKSIQKYSNILRSDLGLSKITDKDDFLNQRVIDHYGSLVPLTKLDDSLLRKAQNDTTDKKHKKDNSNDTNQQSDNNNEQSQSNDMNEQQPNETVNNQNNQQSTQQGQEIDTTAY